The Microbacterium phyllosphaerae region GCCGCCTCGTCTCGGTCGTGGGTGACGAGCACGATCGTGGGCGAGACCGCCTGCCGCACGGAGTCGAGCAGGTCGTGCATGTCGCTGCGGAGAGCGGGGTCGAGTGCGCTGAACGGTTCGTCGAGCAGGAGCACCGACGGTTCGGCAGCGAGGGCCCTGGCGATCGCGACCCGCTGCTCCTGTCCGCCGGACAGCTCGCCGACCCGCCGATCCCCGAAGCCCTGCAGCTGCACCATCTCGAGGTACTCGCTGGCGCGAGAGCGCGCGGCCCGGCGGTTCATCCCGGAGACCCGGTCGGAGAACGCGACGTTGTCGAGGATCGTGAGGTGGGGGAACAGCAGCGAACGCTGGAAGACCATCCCGACTCCGCGGTGTTCTGCCACGACGTCCGCGACATCCGTTCCGCCGATGCGGACTGCTCCGGCATCCGGCGACTCCAGCCCCGCGATGACCCGCAGCAGGGTGCTCTTTCCCGAGCCGCTGGGGCCGAGAACCGCCGTGCATGTCCCTGCGGCCACGGTGAGCGAGAACCCGCGCAGCGCCGGGGTGGGCGAGCCGGGGAATCTCTTGTCGAGTCCGTCGAGGACGAGGTCGGCGCTCACGCGGATGCTCCTGAGGTCGTGGGGTGGGAAGCGGGGGTGGCGGCACCGGAGCGCGACCGAGTGGACGACCGCCGATGCCCTTCGGTGACAGGGCTGCGAGACCCGCGCAGCGTCAGCACGGAGACGAGGAGCAGGACCGGGGGGATGACCGCTCCGAGCGACATGACGGCGACGGCGGCATCGTTGCCGAGGCCGGCGGCGGCTCCTGCCACGATCAGCGGAAGGGTGACGAGTTCGCCTCCGCCGACGATGACCGTCACGATGTAGTCGCTCCAGGCGACGAGGAACGCGAGGAACGCGGCGCGAGCGAGAGCCGGAGCGATCATCGGCAGGTGCACGCGTCTGAGCACCTGGGCTCGAGAAGCGCCGAGCAGTCGCGCCTCCTCCTCGTACGACGGATCGTAGGCGCCGTAGGCCGTGCGCATCACGAAGGTCGTATAGGGCAGGGCCAGCACGACGAGTACGAGCACCACACCGAGGACCGGTGGGACGTGGGCGCGCAGCAGCAGCACGTTCACGCCGAGCACTGCGGCGAACGGCGGCAGGGCGATGGGCGCGAGCAGCAGTGCCGAGACGGTTCGGGGGAACGGCACGGCCCCGAAGGTCAGCGCCCGAGCGGCGAGAGCGCCGAGCGGCGTGGCGATCGCGGCGACCGCGAGTCCGAGAAACACAGACCGTGCGAGTCCGGGCAGCAGGCCGAAGCCGAGCGCGTCCTCGACGCCCTGCAATCCCCAGGCCGTGGGCAGGGGCGAGGGGAAGGACCAGCCGTCGGCGAACGCCCAGAGCACGAGGGGCAGGAACGGCAGGGCGAACCAGACCACCAGCAGCGCGGTGAGAGCGAGGCGGATGACGCGGCCGGCGCCGCGCGGAGTCGTCAGGGTGCTCGACATCGCCCGGTCACCGCCAGATCGCAGTACGCCGAAGCGCCGCGAAGGTGAGGGCCACGACGGCCAGCGAGATCGTGCAGGTGGCGAGGGCGACCGCGGCCGCTTCAGGACGAGAGGCCAGCGAGACGCCCTGGAACAGTCGCACGGCGAGCACGGGCAGCGGCTCCGGATAGGTGCGTCCGAGCAGCCAGGTGACCTCGTACGATCCCAGGGCGTAGACGAAGCTGATCGCGGCGCAGATGACGATGGTCGGCGCTGTCAGGGGCAGCAGCACATGGCGGAAGCGGCGCCACCGACCCGCGCCGAGCAGTGCAGCGGTCTCGTCGTAGGTGGCGATGCGGGTGGCGAGAGTGCCGGTCACCACGAGCGCGACGAATGCCGATTCCTTCCACGCGAACTCCGCGATCGCCGCTCCCCACAGTGGGCCGCCGACCCAGGGTGCCCACTCCTCGGGCTGTATGCCGAGAATGCGCGGCAGCACACCGGCATCCGAGAGCAGCAGTCCGATCGTCGCGGCGCCGATGAGGTGCGGCACGGTCACGGTCGTGGCGCCGAGCGCGGCGAGCAGACGACTGCCCGCGCGGCCCGAGGCGATGACGACTGCGGCGGAGGTTCCCACGACGACGGCGATCACTGTCGACACGGCCGCGACGGCGATCGACACCCCTGTCGCGGCGGCGAGGTCGTCAGGATGCGCGAGAAAGGCGTCGATCCCGGGGTTCACCGGGCCCGCGATGGGCATGAGGCCGAGAGCCTGGAGCAGCGTCGCCCCGATCCCGCCACCCACGACGAGCAGCGTCACGACGGCGGCGGGAAGCACCAGCAGCGCGCCGCTCAGGAGCTGACGAGCGCTCCCGCGGCGGCGCGCCACCGGCGCGAAGCTCATCGGCCGAGCACGCCGGTTCGCCAGCCCTCGTCGAGGGCGGGGACCCACTCTGCGGAGAGTTCGCCGTGCGCGTTCTCCGACAGCACCTCGTACCCGGGAACGACAGGCGATTCCGGGAGCGTGTCGAACAGGGCGCGGTCGGCATCCGAGAGGCCATCGATGTCGAGAACCGTGAACTGCCCCCACACATCGGGCTGCGCCTTCGCCACCTGCTGCTCGACCGAGAGCGCGACGTTCGCGACGACCATCGCGCCCGCGACCGAGTCGGAGTTCGCGGGCAGTCCGAGGAAGCTCGCGTTGCCCACGGTGCCGTCCTCGAGAGGCAGCACAGTGGTTCCCGGCGGGTAGGTGCCATCGGCCACGAGATCGGTGAGCGTCGCCGGCCCGTACGTCATCGTGATGTCGATCTGCCGGTCGGCGAAGAGCTGTCCGAGCTCGGCCTCGTTCGCCGGGTAGGTGTCGCCGCCACGCCACAGACTCGGGGCCAGGTCATCGAGCCGCTTGTAGAGGGCAGGGCTCAGTTCGTCGAATGCCTCGTCCGAGTACGCCGCGGGCACCTCGTCGGCGCCGCCCGAGACGCTCGCCAGCACCTCGCGAACGAACACCGATCCGGTGAAGTCCGGGGGAGCGGGATACGTGAAGCGGCCGGGATTGGCTTCGGCCCACTCGAGCACTTCCTCGAGAGTCGTGGGAGGGTCGGGGATCGCTTCGGCGTTGTAGGCGAGCGTGAACTGCGCCTTGTGCCAGGGGGCCTCGCAGCCGTCGACGGGGGTTCCGAAGTCGGACTGCAGCAGCGGGTCGTCGGGGTCGGTGGCCGCCATCGACGGCAGCAGATCGGTCCAGCCGCACAGCCAGGCGTCGGCCTCCTTGCCGGTGCGGAAGTTGTCGCCGTTGACCCAGATGAGGTCGACCGTGCCGTCTTCGCGGCCGGCCTGGATCTCGGTGAACACCCGGTTCAGCGCATCGCCGGTGTCGGTCACGGGCACCCTCTCGAGCGTCACGCCGTACTCCGCGACCGCAGGAGCGAGGATGTCGTCGACGTAGGCGTTGCCCTGATCGTCGCCGCCGTACATCCACAGCTGCACGGTCTGCCCCTCGGCATCCTCGAGCACCGCATCCCAGTCGTCGTAGGTCGTCGAGGCGCTGCTCTGGGGAGCCGCGCACGCGGTGAGGGCGATCAGCGGCACGGCGAGCGCGAGAGCCGCGCTCCTCCGATGCCATCGTGCGGTGCTGCTCATCGGGGTTCCTCGCTTCGGAATCGGTGTATCGGCATATCGCCGGGCTAGGGTATAGGAGTCGGGGAGGATGCCTGTGGATGCTGGTGATTCGCGTGTCAGAGTCGCCCCCTCGAAGCGGTCGGCGATCGTCCGCCTGCTGCTTCTCCTTCTGTTCGTCGCCCTCGTCGGAACGGTTGGGTATTTCTTCGCCCCGACGGACCTCGAGGCGATACGCGACTGGGCGGCGGGTCTCGGACCGGGCGGCGCGCTGCTGTTCGTCGTCGGATATGCCGCACTCACGCTGACCCCGGTGCCCAAGAACCTGCTGACCATCGCAGCAGGTCTCGTGTGGGGCTTCTGGCTCGCTCTCGTGCTCGTCTACGTCGGAGCCCTGCTCGGTGCCGCGGCGTCATTCGTGATCGGTCGAGCACTCGGCAGGGAGGCCGTCGAACGGCTCACCGGAGCCCGGGTCGCGCGCCTCGACGCCGCCCTCGCCGACCGCGGATTCCTCGCGGTGCTCGGAGCGCGACTGGTGCCGATCATCCCGTTCACCCTGATCAACTACGGGGCAGGGCTCACGGCCGTGAGACGCAGGGACTATGCACTGGGCACGGCCATCGGCATCCTGCCCGGGTCTGCCGCCTATGTGGCACTCGGCGCGTTCGGGCTCGAGCTCGGGCCGCCCTTCTGGGTGGCGGTGGCCGTGCTGGGTGTGCTCATCCTCGGCGGCGTCGTGACCGCGGCGATCCTGCGCCGCCGGAACGGCGACCGCTCGTCGTCGGCGCGGAAGGCCGAAGGCGGTCTCGATGCTTGACCGTTCTCTGCGGGCCGTGCTCGTCAGACCGCTGGAGGCGACAGCGGCGGCCCTGGACCGACCCGGGATCACGCCCGATCGGCTGACGGTGCTCGGGCTCGTGCTCGGCGTCGCTTCCGCTGTGACGGCAGGATTCCAGCTGTGGGGGGTCGCTCTCGGGCTGTGGCTCGTCTCGCGCATCGCCGACGGGCTCGACGGGACCCTCGCCCGACGTCGCAGACGGTTGGCGGAGTCGCAGGGGCGGGAGTCCGCGCCCTCGCATGCGGGCGGATTCCTCGACATCACCGCCGACTTCGTCGTCTACGGCGCCACGGTCGTCGGCGTCGCCTTCGGCGCCACGTCGCAGTTCGACGCCCCGTGGTGGCCGTTCCTCGTCGTGCTCCTGGTCTATTACGTGAACGGCACGGCCTTCCTCGCCTTCTCCTCGATCGCCGAGCGCACTGGGCGCACGATCGACGACGGACGCTCACTGTCGTTCCTCGGCCGGATCGCCGAGGGCACCGAGACCATCGCGGTGCACGCGCTGTGGCTCATCCTGCCGTTCTGGGCCTGGCAGATCGCGCTCGTCTGGTCGCTCTTCGTCGCGGTGAGCGCTGTGCAGCGCGTCGTCGTCGGCTATCGCAGCCTGCGCTGAGTCGGGCCGGGCACGCTCAGGACCTGCGGCGGTGGAGACGGGCCAGCAGTCCGATCGCGAATGCGATCGCCCCGCCCCGCAGACCACGTTGTGCCTCTTTCACGACCGCGTTCCATCCCGCGTCGGAGTATGTCGGGTACGCGTGCATCGTCGTCGCGAGGGTGCGTACGTTCATCCTCGTCTTCACCGCCACGGTGTACTCGGCCAAGGACTCGCCTGCTCGCGGCCCGACGATCACCGCCCCCGTGACGCGGCCGCGGCGATCGACGACGATGTTCGTGAATCCGTCGGTGTGGCCGTCGGCGATCGCCCGATCGAGATGCGAGTGCTGCTGCGTGATCACATGCATCCCGCGCGCGGACGCGTCGGCGGGCGAGACCCCGACTGCGCCCACCTCGGGTGAGGTGAACGTGACGCGAGGAACGACGTCGGCGTCGATCTTGCGGGAGAGCCCGAGCACGGCGTTCGTCGCGGCGACGCTGCCGTACATGCCGGCCGTGTGCGTGAACCGCGGCAGCGGGGTGACATCGCCGGCGGCACGGATGCGCGGGTTCGACGTGCGCAGCGAGGCGTCGACGTCGACCGCTCCTCGGCGATCGAGGGTCACACCGGCTGCCGGCAGCCCGAGGTCGGAGACCTCGACCCGGCGTCCCAGTGCCGCGAGGGCGCGATCGAACACGACCTGCGTGCCGTCGCTCAGCCGGGCGGTGCCCGATGGTGACGGAGCGTCGTCGGACCCGGCTGAGTCGAAAGAGCGCACGGTCGTGCCGAGGCGCACGTCGACGCCTTCTGCACGGAGAGCAGCGAGGACGACGGCGCTCGCCGCGGCATCCTCCTTCGGCAGCACCCGATCGCCTCGGTGGATCAGCGTGACCTGACTGCCCAGTCGCACCATCGCCTGTGCGATCTCGCAGCCGATCGCGCCACCGCCCTGCACGAGCAGGCGTGCCGGCAGCGCATCCAGATCCCAGAAGGTCTCGTTCGTGAGCACGTCGATCGATGCCTCGCCCTCGACCGACGTGCGCACCGGCGAACTCCCCGCGGCGATGAGCGCGTCACGGAACGCGATGCGCTCGCCGTCGACCACGACGGAGCGGGGACCGTCGAACCGCGCGCGGCCGGTGAGCGTGTGGATGCCGTCTCGGTTGAGCGTCTCAGGGGAGTCGACCGGCTCGATGTCATGGATCGCGGCGTGCACGTGCTGCATCACGGCGGGGAAGTCGACGTGCACCTCGCTCGCGGTCACACCCAGCCCCGCGCTGCTGCGCGCGGCGTGCGCGGCGGCGGCCGACGCGATGAGAGCCTTCGACGGCACGCAGCCGGTGTGCAGGCATTCGCCTCCGAACCGGTGCGCCTCGATCAGCAGCACGTGCGCGCCGAGCGCGGCCGCCGTGCGTGCCCCGACGAGTCCGGCGCTTCCGGCCCCGATCACGACCAGGTCCCACGTGCGTCCGCCTGCCTCGCGCGCGGTCAGTGCGCGCGCCGATCTGCGAGAAGGAGTGCTCATCCCTGAAGCCTAGAGTGGACCCGGAAGCGGGAGGGCGGATGGCGGCACTGATGCGGCGATACGGCGTGGGCGCGCGCTGGTACGACGTGCTCTCGGGCGAGCGCCTGGTCTATCGGGCCGGTCGGCAGGCGGGGATCGCCTTGCTCGACCCGGGACCCGGCGATGTCGTCATCGATCTCGGATGCGGGACCGGGCTGAACTTCGCGCTGCTGCTCGCGGCGACGGCGCCGTCAGGGGTCGTGATCGGCATCGATCGCAGCTCCGAGATGCTGGCCGTGGCCCAGCGGCGGATCGATCGGCAGGGCTGGCGTGACAGGGTCCGTCTGATCCGGGCGGATGCCGCAGAGCTGCGGTCGGACGAGGTGGCCCGGGCCGTGATCGACCTGCGTGGCGGCGGCGACGGCCGAGCCGACGCTCTGCTCGCGACCTACTCGCTCAGCGTGATCACCGAGCGCGAGGAGGCGTGGCAACGAGCGCGAGCGTGCCTGCGCCCCGACGCGAGGGCGTGCATCGTCGACATGCAGCCGCCGCACGGCTTCTGGCGTGTGCTCTCACCGCTCGCCCGCCTCGCCTGCGCGACGGGCGGAGCCGACATCGCGGCGCGACCCTGGCGGATGCTCGAGCGTGATGCCGTCGACCCGTCGTCGGTACGACGTGCCGAGCGCAAGGGCGGCCACATCGTCGCGGTGGCTGCGACGCTCGCGGCTACGCGTCCCTGAGCGGTTCGAGCGCGTCGAGGATGAGATCGAGCCCGAAGAGGAACTCCTCGGCAGGGTCGTAGCCCGCGGCCAGAAGGCCCGCGGCGGACTCATTGAGATAGGGGAAGTCGGCAGGAGGAAGCTGCGGCATGTAGACGTCCTGCGTCATGTCCGCGAGCTCGTCGGCGGTGTCGAACGGCAGGCTGGCCGCCTGCAGGGCGTAGCCGTAGACGTAGCTGTTGATCAGCCAGTTGGCATGGGTCGCCATCAGGATCGAGAACCCGGCACGTCGCAGACAGGCGGTGACCGCTTCGCGGTGGCGGAGGTTCGCAGGGCCGGGCGAGGTCCTCGACTCCATCAGGCCGATCGCCCACGGATGCCGAGCGAGAGCCTGCTGGGTGGAGATCGCTTCCGCCCTCATCGCCGACCGCCAGTCCGTGTCGAGTGGCGGTGCGTCGGCCTCGTCGAAGACGACGTCGATCATGGCATCCAGCAGCTCGTCCTTGTTCGCCACGTAGTGGTAGAGCGACATCGCGCCCGCGCCGAGCGCTCCGGCGAGGCGGCGCATGCTGAGTCCGTCGACCCCCTCGCGGTCGGCGAGCCGGATCGCCTCGGCCACCACCCGCTCCGTGCTCAGGCCTGCGTCTGAGTCGACTCGGTTCTGTTCCTTCGCGGACACGTCTTCCCTCGCTCGCTCCCGCGGCGTGAAAGTCATCACCCGCACGCCCATAGTACGGTGTACGCTCGGTCGTACAGCGTACGCGTACAGTGTACGAAACAACGTTCAACGAGAGAGAAGAACCGATGACCACTCAAGCGAAGACCCAGCCTCTGCTCGATTCCGCACCCGCTTCGGTGCGCGCCAAGATCGCCGCCGCATGGACGAGCTTCATGTTCCTGTACGTCTACGTCGACGTGTTCAACTTCTACAAGCCCGACGTCGTCGACGGCATCCTGAACGGCCGCATCTGGCAGTTCGACATCAGCTCGGGGCTGTTGGCGGTCTTCCTCGTGTCGGTCTCGATCCCTGCACTGATGGTGGCGCTCTCCATGGCGCTGCCGGCCCGGGCGAACCGCGTCGCGAACCTCGTCGTCGCATCGCTGCTCATTCCGTACTCGCTCTTCAATGCGGCGGGGGCGACCTGGGAGTGGGCCGCCTTCTATGGCATCTCCATCGCGATCGAGGTCCTGCTCCTGGCCTTCATCCTCCGCTCCGCGTGGAGATGGCCGCGCGTGGGCTCCGCCGCGGTGGGTGGCGATCGTGCTGAGACGCAGAGGAGTGTTCGTTCGTAGGGATCTCGCTCGACCTCTTGACATCCGCTTCGCTCAGACATAACGTACAACCAAATGGTTGCACAAAGAGAACTGAGCGAAGCGGAGGTCGACCGTGTGTTCCACGCACTGGCGACGTCGACCCGGCGTGACATCCTGCGCCGGACGATCGAGCGGGAGCAGTCCGTCTCGACCCTCGCCTCCGAATACGAGATGTCCTTCGCCGCGGTGCAGAAGCACGTGGCCGTGCTCGAAGCGGCGGATCTCATCGTCAAGCGCGCCGAGGGACGCGAGCGGCTCGTCCGCGCGAACCCCGAGATGATCGCCCGCGCCAGGGCGCTCCTCGCCCGATACGAAGAGCTGTGGCGGTCGCGCATCGCCCGACTCGATGACCTGCTGGCCGAGACGCCGGCATCTCCTGCAGACACGACCGAAGCCACCGAAGATCCACGAACCGAAGAAGGAGACTGACATGCCCGTCACGGATGTCACCACCGATGCCGACAACCTCACCATGACCGTCGTCGCCGATTTCGCGGCGCCGATCGAGCGGGTCTGGGCCGCGTACAGCGACCCGCGCCAGCTCGAGCGCTTCTGGGGTCCTCCCGGATGGCCGGCGACCTTCACCGCCTGGGACCACACGGTCGGCGGCAAGGCGAACTACACGATGAACGGACCCCGCGGTGAGAAGGCCTCGGGCACGTGGGAGTTCCTGCGCATCGAGGCCCCGCACGGCTTCGAGGTGCTCGACTCTTTCGCCGACGACGAGGGCACCCCTGACCCGAACCTGCCCTC contains the following coding sequences:
- a CDS encoding ABC transporter ATP-binding protein; protein product: MSADLVLDGLDKRFPGSPTPALRGFSLTVAAGTCTAVLGPSGSGKSTLLRVIAGLESPDAGAVRIGGTDVADVVAEHRGVGMVFQRSLLFPHLTILDNVAFSDRVSGMNRRAARSRASEYLEMVQLQGFGDRRVGELSGGQEQRVAIARALAAEPSVLLLDEPFSALDPALRSDMHDLLDSVRQAVSPTIVLVTHDRDEAARASDRIALLEHGVLLHEGTVLEAYRRPRNLRAAQIMGGRNEVAGEVRDGNHHSALGSVPVPPQTPAGWGTLVIRQEDVAVLDDSTGSTDAGAIAGVVEAVRVTGARSEIAVRCGDALLHAEAPPTQRCQLGDRVRLMLPTSAVHVVTG
- a CDS encoding ABC transporter permease; the encoded protein is MSSTLTTPRGAGRVIRLALTALLVVWFALPFLPLVLWAFADGWSFPSPLPTAWGLQGVEDALGFGLLPGLARSVFLGLAVAAIATPLGALAARALTFGAVPFPRTVSALLLAPIALPPFAAVLGVNVLLLRAHVPPVLGVVLVLVVLALPYTTFVMRTAYGAYDPSYEEEARLLGASRAQVLRRVHLPMIAPALARAAFLAFLVAWSDYIVTVIVGGGELVTLPLIVAGAAAGLGNDAAVAVMSLGAVIPPVLLLVSVLTLRGSRSPVTEGHRRSSTRSRSGAATPASHPTTSGASA
- a CDS encoding ABC transporter permease, with product MSFAPVARRRGSARQLLSGALLVLPAAVVTLLVVGGGIGATLLQALGLMPIAGPVNPGIDAFLAHPDDLAAATGVSIAVAAVSTVIAVVVGTSAAVVIASGRAGSRLLAALGATTVTVPHLIGAATIGLLLSDAGVLPRILGIQPEEWAPWVGGPLWGAAIAEFAWKESAFVALVVTGTLATRIATYDETAALLGAGRWRRFRHVLLPLTAPTIVICAAISFVYALGSYEVTWLLGRTYPEPLPVLAVRLFQGVSLASRPEAAAVALATCTISLAVVALTFAALRRTAIWR
- a CDS encoding ABC transporter substrate-binding protein encodes the protein MSSTARWHRRSAALALAVPLIALTACAAPQSSASTTYDDWDAVLEDAEGQTVQLWMYGGDDQGNAYVDDILAPAVAEYGVTLERVPVTDTGDALNRVFTEIQAGREDGTVDLIWVNGDNFRTGKEADAWLCGWTDLLPSMAATDPDDPLLQSDFGTPVDGCEAPWHKAQFTLAYNAEAIPDPPTTLEEVLEWAEANPGRFTYPAPPDFTGSVFVREVLASVSGGADEVPAAYSDEAFDELSPALYKRLDDLAPSLWRGGDTYPANEAELGQLFADRQIDITMTYGPATLTDLVADGTYPPGTTVLPLEDGTVGNASFLGLPANSDSVAGAMVVANVALSVEQQVAKAQPDVWGQFTVLDIDGLSDADRALFDTLPESPVVPGYEVLSENAHGELSAEWVPALDEGWRTGVLGR
- a CDS encoding TVP38/TMEM64 family protein; translation: MPVDAGDSRVRVAPSKRSAIVRLLLLLLFVALVGTVGYFFAPTDLEAIRDWAAGLGPGGALLFVVGYAALTLTPVPKNLLTIAAGLVWGFWLALVLVYVGALLGAAASFVIGRALGREAVERLTGARVARLDAALADRGFLAVLGARLVPIIPFTLINYGAGLTAVRRRDYALGTAIGILPGSAAYVALGAFGLELGPPFWVAVAVLGVLILGGVVTAAILRRRNGDRSSSARKAEGGLDA
- a CDS encoding CDP-alcohol phosphatidyltransferase family protein, producing MLDRSLRAVLVRPLEATAAALDRPGITPDRLTVLGLVLGVASAVTAGFQLWGVALGLWLVSRIADGLDGTLARRRRRLAESQGRESAPSHAGGFLDITADFVVYGATVVGVAFGATSQFDAPWWPFLVVLLVYYVNGTAFLAFSSIAERTGRTIDDGRSLSFLGRIAEGTETIAVHALWLILPFWAWQIALVWSLFVAVSAVQRVVVGYRSLR
- a CDS encoding dihydrolipoyl dehydrogenase family protein; amino-acid sequence: MSTPSRRSARALTAREAGGRTWDLVVIGAGSAGLVGARTAAALGAHVLLIEAHRFGGECLHTGCVPSKALIASAAAAHAARSSAGLGVTASEVHVDFPAVMQHVHAAIHDIEPVDSPETLNRDGIHTLTGRARFDGPRSVVVDGERIAFRDALIAAGSSPVRTSVEGEASIDVLTNETFWDLDALPARLLVQGGGAIGCEIAQAMVRLGSQVTLIHRGDRVLPKEDAAASAVVLAALRAEGVDVRLGTTVRSFDSAGSDDAPSPSGTARLSDGTQVVFDRALAALGRRVEVSDLGLPAAGVTLDRRGAVDVDASLRTSNPRIRAAGDVTPLPRFTHTAGMYGSVAATNAVLGLSRKIDADVVPRVTFTSPEVGAVGVSPADASARGMHVITQQHSHLDRAIADGHTDGFTNIVVDRRGRVTGAVIVGPRAGESLAEYTVAVKTRMNVRTLATTMHAYPTYSDAGWNAVVKEAQRGLRGGAIAFAIGLLARLHRRRS
- a CDS encoding class I SAM-dependent methyltransferase — its product is MAALMRRYGVGARWYDVLSGERLVYRAGRQAGIALLDPGPGDVVIDLGCGTGLNFALLLAATAPSGVVIGIDRSSEMLAVAQRRIDRQGWRDRVRLIRADAAELRSDEVARAVIDLRGGGDGRADALLATYSLSVITEREEAWQRARACLRPDARACIVDMQPPHGFWRVLSPLARLACATGGADIAARPWRMLERDAVDPSSVRRAERKGGHIVAVAATLAATRP
- a CDS encoding TetR/AcrR family transcriptional regulator, producing the protein MAEAIRLADREGVDGLSMRRLAGALGAGAMSLYHYVANKDELLDAMIDVVFDEADAPPLDTDWRSAMRAEAISTQQALARHPWAIGLMESRTSPGPANLRHREAVTACLRRAGFSILMATHANWLINSYVYGYALQAASLPFDTADELADMTQDVYMPQLPPADFPYLNESAAGLLAAGYDPAEEFLFGLDLILDALEPLRDA
- a CDS encoding DUF6326 family protein, with the protein product MTTQAKTQPLLDSAPASVRAKIAAAWTSFMFLYVYVDVFNFYKPDVVDGILNGRIWQFDISSGLLAVFLVSVSIPALMVALSMALPARANRVANLVVASLLIPYSLFNAAGATWEWAAFYGISIAIEVLLLAFILRSAWRWPRVGSAAVGGDRAETQRSVRS
- a CDS encoding ArsR/SmtB family transcription factor, whose translation is MVAQRELSEAEVDRVFHALATSTRRDILRRTIEREQSVSTLASEYEMSFAAVQKHVAVLEAADLIVKRAEGRERLVRANPEMIARARALLARYEELWRSRIARLDDLLAETPASPADTTEATEDPRTEEGD